The DNA region ATTAGGTCAGTCGGTGTTCTTATAGGTCCTGATATGCTTTCAGCTAGGTTAGGAGTTTCGCAAGAATCTGATGATTGGCCAGAATTGTTAAGTAAGCTTGAAAATATAAAGTATACTGGAATTTTCTCTAAAGTTTATGATAGATGGTGGGCGGATAGCATTTCTGAATGGTTTAAAAGTTTAGATGAACAAAAAAGATCACTAAGAAGACTAACCGCAGAAGATCGCGTTACTTCTATTAAGAAAATTACAGGTTTACAGAAGTTAATACCCCTTGAAAAAATTCAAAAATCAAACTATTCTGCTATTAGTTCAAAATTTTGGACTATTTGTAAAGAGACGAAAATGCCTATTGATTATATAGATGGTTACGAGCTTTACGATAGAGACCTGTTTGTTTGGCAAGAACCTGAATATATCAGTTTTTTAGGTAAATCTTCGAAGCGATATAGTAAGTATATTAAACCAAATGATCAGCAAAAAATCGCGGCATTAGAAACTAAATTGAAAGAGGATGTGGGGAATAAGTAACTTCTTAGCGGATTTAAAAATTCTTAACCGAAAAGTTAGGCTGTATGATATTCCCATCCAGTCTAAAGAATTAATAGAACTTGAGTCCGAATTCGAATGCAGAAATAATGAGGATATATCTCATGTCATAAAAGAAGTTGAATTCACGTTAGACGAATGTGTGTCTGGAACAATCCCGGCAGAAATTGCGTATTTCACATTCTACATGAGTTTAAATTTTATTCCCAATTATAATTTGGACTTTGATAATCAAGATCCTTTTCATAACGATAAAATTAATTATAGAAATAATGACATAGATTCTTATACTTTTCAATTAGAAATTGTCGCTATGAATCGGGATAGTGATGAATTTTATAATTGTTGGCATTTAGATAGGCATATTACTGGAGGAGATTTAAGTAAAGTAATACATCCCTTCTACCATTTTCAAAACGGTGGAAACAGAATGGAAAAGTATAATAATGATATTAAACTTGCAGTATTTACTAGTGCACCTAGGCTACCACACCCACCCATGGATTTGTTTCTTGCATTTCATTTCGTAATTACAAATTTCTACAATAAAAATTCTTTTTCAAATATTGCAAATTTATTGAATGATGATGAATATATAGAAATTATTGAGAATGCTCAAAAAAGAATGTGGAAGCCTTATTATGCGGCATTTAATGGTGGCGCTCACACCGACTATTCGATCCCTAACATTACTCCTTTATATACTGTTCATTAATGAAGAAGGAAATACATAAATATCTAAAAACATATTCTTATGATGTTTTCAAAATAGACAAACTAATAGTTTCGTCCTTTTTGTATTCCAATGATATTATTGCTGTTAATAATAAACTTATTTCTAGTTATTTAATCTCGAAAGAAGATGAAGATTATGAAAGTGTAGAGGCTATTTTACAAATCAATCCTACCATTAGCTTTGAAAGTTTAGTCGAATTATTTGAATTTGTTATTTCGCCGAAAGAAAAGATTGTAACTGGGGCTATTTATACACCTAATTATATTAGAGAATACATTCTTGAGAACACACTTTCTAATTTTGAAAATGTTGATGAAATAACCATTTGCGATCCCGCTTGTGGTTGTGCAGGTTTTTTATCTAATGCCGCAAAGAAAATCAAGCGTATTACAAATAAAACATATTTTAATATATTCAAAACCAATATTTTTGGCTTAGATATTCAAGAATACTCTGTTAGAAGATCAGAACTTTTACTTTCCTTATTATCAATTATAGAAGGAGAGGATAATGAAATATTTGAATTCAATTTATTCAATGGTAATGCCCTAAACTTCCAATGGAATGAGAGTATTCTTGACTTTAAAGGATTTGATATTATTGTTGGGAATCCCCCATATGTTTGCTCTCGAAATATAGATGAAGAAACGAAAGAATATTTAAAGTTATGGGATGTTTGCTCCTCAGGACATCCAGATTTATACATTCCATTTTTTGAAATAGGGTTATCTATTCTTAAACCTAAAGGTTATTTAGGATATATCACTATGAATACTTTTTTTAAAAGCATAAATGGTAGAGCATTAAGAGAGTATTTCCAAAATAACAAAAACGAATTTAAATTAATTGATTTTGGAGGTCAACAAGTCTTTTATTCAAAATCGACCTATACTTGTTTATGTTTGATAAAAAAAACAAAATCAGAATTCTTGGAATATTCAAAATTGGATATACCTACTAACCTTGGCTCCTCAAAAATAAAATTTAACAAAATCCCTTATAGTTCATTAGGTAGTTTGAATGGGTGGAATCTTCAAGAAATGGAGATCCTTAATAAAATTGAATCAATTGGCACTCCTTTAGGCGAAAAATTCAAAACTAGAAATGGAATTGCAACTTTAAAAAATGACATCTTTATTTTTGATCCTATTGAAGAAGATGATAAATATTTCTACTTGCAAAACGGTAGCGTGTATCCAATTGAAAAAGATATTTGTAACGAAATTATCAACCCTAATAAGCTAACTAAAATTAATTCTATTGAACATTTAAAGAAGAAGATAATCTTCCCATATTATCATGAAAGCGATAATGTTAAACTGATTAAAGAGGATACTTTCAAAAAAGATTTTCCAAAAGCTTATAAATACTTAAGCACAAAAAAAAACATCCTAGCCAAGAGAGATAAAGGAAATGGAAAATATGAAAACTGGTTCGCTTATGGAAGAAATCAATCATTGGAAAAATTAAAACACAAGTTATTTTTTCCTCATATAACGCCAAAAACGCCAAATTTTGTAGAAAGTCTTGATGAAAACCTATTGTTTTACAATGGTCTTGCACTTATCGGTGAGAATGAAAGGGACTTATTGTTTATGAAAAAAATATTAGGTTCAAGACTCTTTTGGTTTTACATAATCAATTCAAGTAAGCCTTATGGTTCTGGATACTTTTCATTGAGCAGAAACTACATTAAAAGATTTGGTATTTATGATTTTTCTGAAGAAGAAATAGATCAACTGATTAATGAAGAAAATCAAGAGAAATTAGATCATTTTATTGAATCTAGTTATGGAATTAAGAACCTATTTGAATAGATATGAAACTAAACAATCAAGATTATAATCTGATACTTGAATCACTTGAGTACACAAGATTCAATTATGAGAACTCAGACAAACATCCAACATATGAGTTCAAACTGTAGCCTTCCCTAAATGTAGCCTTACCCTTTTTAGGACATCGCTAAATTCATAAAAATATCATTTTTAGGGAAGGCTACAAAAAGGGTAAGGCTACATTATGATATCATATTTTCAACAAACGTTTTGGTGTGTTGAATAATTTTATGTTTAAGTCCGGTAAAATTGAGGTTTGCAATATGGTGAGTAGTGCATTTTACAATCCAGAAAGGTAACATAATAAACTCCATAAGTGTGGTGAATAGGTGTGGTTCTATTTAAACATACGGCATTATTTATAAAAAAGATGTGGTTTTCTACTGTATCATGACATAAGTTACCGTCTGTTTAATCCATCAATTTAATAGTTTATTAAGGGTTCATGAATTCTGTAATTTGTTTCATGGTAAGTATAGGGTTTGCACCTTCACTTTTTGCCACCATTGCGCCAACAGCACAACCAAAGTTGATTGCCTGTTGCGGTCCGTTCCCATTAAATAATTTGAATAATACAGATGCCAAAAAGGAATCTCCTGACCCAACCGTATCAAGTACTTTTATCCTATATCCGCTATTATAATAAAAAACCTTTTGGTGATATAGGACAGCCCCATAAGCACCCTTGGTTACACAAATAGTTTCCGTATTCGTAGTTACAGAAATGTATGTTATGGTCTGCTCCATAGAATTGTACCTGGATCCAAGATTAGCAGCAATCTCAAACAATTCTTCATCATTAAATTTTATAAAGTTAGCTTGTAACATTAATTCTGCAACGAGTTCATTTGTATAATGAGGGGCTCTTAGATTAACATCAAACACTTTATACGAAACTATTTTAAGCAATTCCCTCAATGTTGAAAGCGAGGTTTTATCTCTGCTCGCTAAGCAACCATATATGAAGAAGTCCGTTTTTTTGATATAATTTATATCTTCTGATTTAAGAGAAATTTTGTCCCATGCAACAGGATAAGCTATATCGTAAGAAGCAACTCCCTTATCATTTAAAACTACATTGACACGTCCTGTTTCGTACTTCGGGTTGATTTCAATTCCATTAGTATTTACGTCATACTTTTTTAGATAACTAATTATTTTTTTTCCAAATTCGTCTTTACCTATAGCACTTATTAAATAGGAGTCGATGCCATATGATTGCAGACGTAACGATACGTTTAAAGGTGCACCTCCAATTTTTGAATGAGTTGGGAATATATCGAACAGAACTTCACCGAAACAAATTGCTTTAATTTTTTTCATTTTTTTACTTAAAAAAGCACGAAGTATTAATTCTCCGTGCTTTGATCAAACTAACTCAACGAACTCAACTTTTATTAATAACCAGGATTTTGCTCATAGAGCCCTCCAGTAAAATCTATTTCTCTTTGTGGAATTGGATAGTATTCATCACGACCGGCTGTAAATTCAGCACTGGACAAGAAATCTCTTTTAGTTTTTTCTTCGGATAAATATGCGTTTAACACATCTGCGGCTTCTCCCCATCTTACCAAATCAAAAAAGCGAGGGCCCTCCATGCCAAATTCCAATCTTCTTTCAAATTTTAAAGCTTTCCAAGCGTAATCCTTATTAGGAAAAGAGGTGTATGGTTGAATATTATAAATATCGGTAGCTCCAGCATCTATTTGTCGTTGAGTACTTGCTGCAGCACGTGTCCTTACCTCATTGATTAAGGGTAGGGCTTCATCCCATCTGTCCAATTGTATTAAAGCTTCGGCCTTAAATAATAGAATGTCTGCATATCTAATGAAATCAACGTTTTTAGAAGTGCCAACAAATGGTCCTTCTTTAACATAACAAGAGCAATCTGGCGACTGTTGTTCTTTCATGTTGCCAAAATAGCCATAGACACCTGGGTCTCTAGCCCAGCTAAAGTTGTAAACCATATCACCTGCTTCATTCACGGTATTTCTATACTTAAAAGGGCGCCCTGGTACACCAACCGTATGATCTAATCTGGGGTCAACAGTTAATCCTGAAGCAGGGTTGACTATCCCATTTTCATTTACTGAATTCAAGATGTCTTCATCATTAAAAGTATCCAAAAGAGGAAGCCCATCTGCATCGGTTTTAAAAGCGTTTACCATGTTTTGACTCGCCAAATGAAAGCCACAACAGCCGTAAAGTGCGGAACCGTGGGGAGAGTTCAACCCCGTAACAAAACTTACCCTGCTAACTTTAGTACCGTCATTGATTGAAAACTGAGCAGCCCAAATAGATTCAGAACCATTGTCAAAACCATCTAAAAAGTTGTTTCCATAATCTGATTCTAAGCTGGCGGTAACCTCATTAGAATAATCTATAACTTCTTGTAATCTAGCAGCATTAATAGCAGTGACTTCGTGCTGGTCATTTTGTTCGTAGGCCTGATAAAGTCTTAATTTTGCTAAATAAGCTGCTGCGGCATTTCTATCAGCCCTTCCTACCTCATCTTGTGACTGAGGCAAGTTCTCATACGCAAAAATAAAATCTTCAGCTATTAGATTCCATAAGTCTTCATTAGGCAAATCGTTAGCTATCTGGGAAATTTCTTCCTGCGTAAGTCCTTCTTTAATAAAGGGTATTTTTTTAAAGAGCTGTTTTAGCATAAAATGTGAATGAGCTCTTAAAAAGCGGAGTTCTGCTTGCCTTAAGGTTTTGTCACCATATTCTGCATCTGGAATTTCATTGATAACTGATAGCGCAAAGTTGGCACGGGAAATAGCTTTGTAATAATTGGTCCATGTTCTAGGAGCCATCCAATCTCCATAATCAGGGATTGTTAAATTGTATTGTTCATAACGGTCAACCACATCGACGTCCCCACGTCCCCCTCCGCCCTTATAGGCATCATCGGAACGTACACTGCCATATACCCACTGGTGGGTTAGAGGGCCTACCATTTCATCATTTGCAATACCTGCGTAAGCAGCTACCACAAGAGATTCGGCATTTTCTGCCGTTGCAACGTTTTCATTAGATAGAACACCCTCTGGTTCATATTCTAAAAAGTCCTTTTCACAAGAGGTCGACATTAATAGGATCAGTATGCCGGCTATATATATACTATTTTTTTTCATGATTTTCATTTGTTAGAAGTTCAAATTAAGACCTAAGGATAGGACAGTTGGTACTGGAATAGTATTAACTGTTGTACGTTCCGGATCTGAGCCTATATAATCATTTGGAGTAAACCAAAAGAGGTTTTCTCCTTGGAAGTACACACGT from Zobellia alginiliquefaciens includes:
- a CDS encoding carbohydrate kinase family protein: MKKIKAICFGEVLFDIFPTHSKIGGAPLNVSLRLQSYGIDSYLISAIGKDEFGKKIISYLKKYDVNTNGIEINPKYETGRVNVVLNDKGVASYDIAYPVAWDKISLKSEDINYIKKTDFFIYGCLASRDKTSLSTLRELLKIVSYKVFDVNLRAPHYTNELVAELMLQANFIKFNDEELFEIAANLGSRYNSMEQTITYISVTTNTETICVTKGAYGAVLYHQKVFYYNSGYRIKVLDTVGSGDSFLASVLFKLFNGNGPQQAINFGCAVGAMVAKSEGANPILTMKQITEFMNP
- a CDS encoding Eco57I restriction-modification methylase domain-containing protein encodes the protein MKKEIHKYLKTYSYDVFKIDKLIVSSFLYSNDIIAVNNKLISSYLISKEDEDYESVEAILQINPTISFESLVELFEFVISPKEKIVTGAIYTPNYIREYILENTLSNFENVDEITICDPACGCAGFLSNAAKKIKRITNKTYFNIFKTNIFGLDIQEYSVRRSELLLSLLSIIEGEDNEIFEFNLFNGNALNFQWNESILDFKGFDIIVGNPPYVCSRNIDEETKEYLKLWDVCSSGHPDLYIPFFEIGLSILKPKGYLGYITMNTFFKSINGRALREYFQNNKNEFKLIDFGGQQVFYSKSTYTCLCLIKKTKSEFLEYSKLDIPTNLGSSKIKFNKIPYSSLGSLNGWNLQEMEILNKIESIGTPLGEKFKTRNGIATLKNDIFIFDPIEEDDKYFYLQNGSVYPIEKDICNEIINPNKLTKINSIEHLKKKIIFPYYHESDNVKLIKEDTFKKDFPKAYKYLSTKKNILAKRDKGNGKYENWFAYGRNQSLEKLKHKLFFPHITPKTPNFVESLDENLLFYNGLALIGENERDLLFMKKILGSRLFWFYIINSSKPYGSGYFSLSRNYIKRFGIYDFSEEEIDQLINEENQEKLDHFIESSYGIKNLFE
- a CDS encoding RagB/SusD family nutrient uptake outer membrane protein, with product MKKNSIYIAGILILLMSTSCEKDFLEYEPEGVLSNENVATAENAESLVVAAYAGIANDEMVGPLTHQWVYGSVRSDDAYKGGGGRGDVDVVDRYEQYNLTIPDYGDWMAPRTWTNYYKAISRANFALSVINEIPDAEYGDKTLRQAELRFLRAHSHFMLKQLFKKIPFIKEGLTQEEISQIANDLPNEDLWNLIAEDFIFAYENLPQSQDEVGRADRNAAAAYLAKLRLYQAYEQNDQHEVTAINAARLQEVIDYSNEVTASLESDYGNNFLDGFDNGSESIWAAQFSINDGTKVSRVSFVTGLNSPHGSALYGCCGFHLASQNMVNAFKTDADGLPLLDTFNDEDILNSVNENGIVNPASGLTVDPRLDHTVGVPGRPFKYRNTVNEAGDMVYNFSWARDPGVYGYFGNMKEQQSPDCSCYVKEGPFVGTSKNVDFIRYADILLFKAEALIQLDRWDEALPLINEVRTRAAASTQRQIDAGATDIYNIQPYTSFPNKDYAWKALKFERRLEFGMEGPRFFDLVRWGEAADVLNAYLSEEKTKRDFLSSAEFTAGRDEYYPIPQREIDFTGGLYEQNPGY